A genome region from Dendrosporobacter quercicolus includes the following:
- the sigF gene encoding RNA polymerase sporulation sigma factor SigF — translation MLGDEELRELVTKAQAGDQQAKEVILKRNLNLVRSIVHRFTNRGYEWDDLFQIGCIGLIKAIERFDLSFSVKFSTYAVPMIIGEIRRFMRDDNPIKVSRPVKELAYKVHKTQEKLHGTLGREPTIGEISKELALAPQEIVSALEAMQPPASLYDQAFHDSGDQVLLLDQIKCNDGQDNAYFEKLALKEILSRLPLKERTVITLRFFEDKTQSEIAQIIGLSQVQVSRIEKAALKLIKQFLQTS, via the coding sequence ATGCTTGGAGATGAAGAATTAAGAGAACTGGTAACAAAAGCGCAGGCGGGCGATCAGCAGGCCAAGGAAGTTATTCTTAAACGGAATTTAAATCTGGTAAGAAGCATAGTGCACCGTTTTACCAACAGAGGTTATGAATGGGATGATTTATTTCAGATTGGCTGCATTGGCTTAATTAAGGCAATTGAGCGGTTTGACCTGAGTTTTAGCGTAAAGTTTTCAACTTATGCCGTGCCGATGATCATCGGCGAAATTCGCCGGTTTATGCGTGACGACAATCCGATTAAAGTCAGCAGACCGGTCAAGGAACTGGCCTATAAGGTTCATAAGACGCAGGAGAAGCTTCACGGGACTTTGGGACGGGAGCCGACCATCGGGGAGATATCTAAAGAACTGGCGCTGGCGCCGCAGGAAATAGTCTCTGCCTTGGAAGCCATGCAGCCGCCGGCTTCGCTTTACGATCAGGCTTTTCATGACAGCGGAGATCAGGTTCTATTGCTTGATCAGATTAAATGTAACGACGGACAGGATAATGCCTATTTTGAAAAACTGGCCCTGAAAGAGATCTTATCAAGGCTGCCGTTAAAAGAGCGAACGGTAATCACTCTGCGGTTTTTTGAAGATAAAACCCAGTCGGAGATTGCTCAGATTATCGGATTGTCCCAAGTTCAGGTTTCCAGGATTGAGAAAGCCGCTCTCAAATTAATTAAGCAATTTTTACAGACCTCTTAG
- the spoIIAA gene encoding anti-sigma F factor antagonist, translating to MKIVTLLKQGVLIVRVEGELDMHVADEFRKLVDDAIDSYGVKNVILNLQEVSFIDSSGLGVILGRYKRISHGGGKLAATNVQPQVTKIFELSGLLTIIKLYESENQALTQA from the coding sequence ATGAAGATAGTCACTTTGTTGAAGCAAGGTGTGTTAATAGTGCGGGTGGAAGGTGAGTTGGACATGCATGTGGCTGATGAATTCCGCAAGCTGGTCGATGATGCGATCGATTCCTATGGGGTGAAGAATGTAATTCTTAATTTGCAGGAGGTATCATTCATTGACAGTTCCGGTCTAGGCGTAATTCTAGGACGTTATAAGAGAATCAGTCATGGCGGCGGCAAGCTTGCAGCCACAAATGTTCAGCCCCAGGTCACGAAAATTTTCGAGTTATCAGGTTTATTAACAATCATAAAGCTGTATGAATCTGAAAACCAAGCTTTAACGCAGGCGTGA
- a CDS encoding dodecin family protein yields MVVKVIELVGTSRHNWTDAVDNAVTEAAKTLDDIMGVEVTNFTANIDNGRIAEYKADVKVAFHVH; encoded by the coding sequence ATGGTTGTAAAAGTGATTGAGCTTGTGGGAACTTCGCGCCACAATTGGACTGATGCAGTTGACAATGCCGTCACCGAAGCGGCAAAAACCCTTGATGATATTATGGGGGTAGAAGTGACGAACTTTACCGCCAATATTGACAATGGACGTATTGCCGAATATAAGGCCGATGTGAAAGTAGCATTTCACGTTCATTAA
- the spoIIAB gene encoding anti-sigma F factor yields MAIRNQVKMSLQSLSENVGIARVTAAAFAAQLDLTLNEIEEIKVAVSEAISNSVIHAYGNEDNGIIEFVMNLYDEKIEYIIRDYGTGIADIHLARQPSYSSDPERMGLGFVFMESFMDELDVSSEPDQGTIVKMAKKFQPGAAH; encoded by the coding sequence ATGGCAATCAGAAATCAGGTAAAGATGTCTTTGCAAAGTTTAAGTGAAAATGTTGGTATTGCCAGAGTGACCGCCGCAGCTTTTGCGGCTCAACTTGATTTAACCTTAAACGAAATTGAGGAAATTAAGGTGGCGGTATCTGAGGCAATATCAAATTCGGTTATCCACGCCTATGGTAATGAGGACAACGGCATTATTGAATTTGTCATGAATCTTTATGATGAAAAAATTGAATATATTATTCGTGATTATGGAACGGGAATTGCCGATATTCATCTGGCCCGCCAGCCTTCTTATTCCAGTGATCCGGAACGAATGGGCCTGGGATTTGTATTCATGGAGTCCTTCATGGATGAATTGGATGTTAGTTCTGAACCTGATCAGGGCACAATAGTAAAAATGGCGAAAAAATTTCAGCCTGGCGCTGCACACTAG